One Candidatus Margulisiibacteriota bacterium DNA segment encodes these proteins:
- a CDS encoding glycogen-binding domain-containing protein produces the protein MAKKKVVFSFKAPVSANDVRICGEFSNWEKGAIFMSEGKAGEWKATVNLEPGEYQYKYWADGQWFLDPQTARVNNGLGGENSIRSVR, from the coding sequence ATGGCCAAAAAGAAAGTTGTTTTTTCATTTAAAGCCCCGGTTTCCGCTAACGATGTAAGGATATGTGGAGAGTTTTCCAACTGGGAAAAAGGGGCGATCTTTATGAGCGAAGGGAAGGCGGGAGAGTGGAAAGCGACGGTTAATTTGGAGCCTGGCGAGTATCAATACAAATATTGGGCCGATGGCCAATGGTTCCTTGATCCGCAGACCGCGAGGGTAAACAATGGGCTGGGGGGGGAGAATTCAATCCGTTCGGTGAGGTGA